The proteins below come from a single Isoptericola dokdonensis DS-3 genomic window:
- a CDS encoding biotin carboxylase N-terminal domain-containing protein, translated as MFTTVLVANRGEIACRVIGTLRRLGVRSVAVHTDPDAGARHVREADVAVGLGPARAYLDPDAVVAAALATGAQAVHPGYGFLSENPALARACAAAGIVLVGPPVEAVETMADKVAAKRLVAKHDVPVLPGTLDAALDDDALVAAAADVGFPLLVKPVAGGGGKGMEVVRSAAHLPAALASARRVAASAFGDDGLLLERLVDAPRHVEVQVLADAHGAVVHLGERECTLQRRHQKIVEEAPSPALDDATRARLGEAACEVARSVGYVGVGTVEFLVPAADPTDFAFIEMNTRLQVEHPVTEMVTGLDLVEAQLRVAAGERLWFGQDDVRVTGHAIEARVYAEAPDRGFLPSAGRVLLLDDGGAAAGPTAAPVRLDAGVATGDVVTGDYDPLLAKAVAHGDDRAQALARLDGLLGRVTVLGVETSTGFLRDLLADDDVRAGRLDTGLVDRFVAARAAATDRTGLRGAEGVAVAAAALVATGALDPREPSADPGEPSVAPWAADGWRLNGPAAPQVVGLRPPGGDVVEVRVTADGDGHVVEPAGGEPVRVVARRAGEHRLLLTTAPSGANASRTAPVTAARDGDVVWVSLDGRAGPWTLLDRTALAARRRALRATAPAADGTPAGPVEVRAQMPGRVAATPHPDGRPVTTGTPVVVVEAMKMEHPLLAPTAGTLRLVVRPGDQVRLDQVVAVVEPEGAS; from the coding sequence ATGTTCACCACCGTGCTCGTCGCCAACCGTGGGGAGATCGCCTGCCGGGTGATCGGGACGCTGCGCCGCCTGGGCGTCCGCTCCGTCGCGGTGCACACCGACCCCGACGCCGGGGCGCGCCACGTGCGCGAGGCCGACGTCGCCGTCGGGCTCGGCCCGGCCCGCGCCTACCTCGACCCGGACGCGGTCGTGGCCGCGGCGCTCGCGACCGGCGCGCAGGCCGTCCACCCCGGCTACGGGTTCCTGTCGGAGAACCCGGCCCTGGCCCGCGCCTGCGCCGCCGCGGGGATCGTGCTCGTGGGCCCACCGGTCGAGGCCGTCGAGACGATGGCCGACAAGGTCGCCGCCAAGCGGCTCGTCGCCAAGCACGACGTGCCCGTGCTGCCCGGCACGCTCGACGCCGCGCTCGACGACGACGCCCTGGTGGCGGCCGCGGCCGACGTCGGGTTCCCGCTGCTGGTCAAGCCGGTCGCCGGGGGAGGCGGCAAGGGCATGGAGGTCGTGCGGTCCGCCGCCCACCTGCCCGCCGCGCTCGCGTCGGCCCGCCGCGTCGCCGCGTCGGCGTTCGGCGACGACGGCCTGCTGCTCGAAAGGCTCGTGGACGCCCCGCGGCACGTCGAGGTACAGGTGCTCGCCGACGCCCACGGCGCCGTCGTGCACCTCGGGGAGCGGGAGTGCACGCTCCAGCGCCGCCACCAGAAGATCGTCGAGGAGGCGCCGTCGCCCGCGCTGGACGACGCGACGCGGGCCCGCCTCGGTGAGGCGGCGTGCGAGGTCGCCCGGTCCGTCGGGTACGTGGGGGTGGGCACGGTGGAGTTCCTCGTGCCGGCCGCCGACCCGACCGACTTCGCGTTCATCGAGATGAACACCCGCCTCCAGGTGGAGCACCCCGTCACGGAGATGGTCACCGGTCTCGACCTCGTCGAGGCGCAGCTGCGCGTCGCGGCGGGGGAGCGGTTGTGGTTCGGCCAGGACGACGTGCGCGTCACCGGGCACGCGATCGAGGCCCGCGTCTACGCCGAGGCGCCCGACCGCGGGTTCCTGCCGTCCGCCGGGCGGGTGCTGCTGCTCGACGACGGCGGCGCGGCCGCCGGACCGACCGCCGCGCCCGTGCGCCTCGACGCCGGGGTCGCCACGGGCGACGTCGTCACCGGCGACTACGACCCGCTGCTCGCCAAGGCCGTCGCGCACGGCGACGACCGGGCGCAGGCGCTCGCCCGGCTCGACGGGCTGCTCGGACGCGTCACCGTGCTCGGCGTCGAGACGAGCACCGGGTTCCTGCGGGACCTGCTGGCCGACGACGACGTCCGCGCCGGGCGCCTCGACACCGGCCTCGTGGACCGGTTCGTCGCCGCCCGCGCGGCCGCCACCGACCGGACCGGTCTCCGGGGCGCCGAGGGGGTGGCCGTCGCCGCGGCCGCGCTCGTCGCCACCGGCGCCCTCGACCCCCGGGAGCCCTCGGCCGACCCCGGGGAGCCCTCGGTCGCCCCGTGGGCCGCCGACGGCTGGCGCCTCAACGGCCCGGCCGCCCCGCAGGTCGTCGGTCTGCGTCCGCCGGGCGGTGACGTCGTCGAGGTCCGCGTGACCGCCGACGGCGACGGGCACGTCGTGGAGCCCGCCGGCGGCGAGCCGGTGCGGGTCGTCGCCCGGCGTGCCGGGGAGCACCGCCTGCTGCTCACCACGGCACCCTCGGGCGCCAACGCGTCCCGCACGGCCCCGGTGACGGCCGCCCGCGACGGCGACGTCGTCTGGGTGTCGCTCGACGGCCGGGCCGGGCCGTGGACGCTGCTCGACCGGACGGCGCTCGCCGCCCGCCGGCGTGCGCTCCGCGCCACCGCGCCGGCCGCCGACGGCACCCCCGCCGGACCGGTCGAGGTCCGCGCCCAGATGCCCGGGCGGGTCGCCGCGACCCCGCACCCGGACGGCCGACCCGTCACGACGGGCACCCCCGTCGTCGTCGTGGAGGCCATGAAGATGGAGCACCCGCTCCTCGCGCCGACCGCAGGGACCCTGCGGCTCGTCGTCCGCCCGGGCGACCAGGTCCGCCTCGACCAGGTGGTCGCCGTCGTCGAACCCGAAGGAGCGTCATGA
- a CDS encoding carboxyl transferase domain-containing protein, producing the protein MTVLTSAVDPAAAAARTNGEAQRALADGLRERTAAAARGGPAASRERHVGRGKLLPRERVDRLLDPGSPFLEVGALAANGEDDGAWPGAGVVAGVGRVAGRLVMVVANDPTVKGGTYHPLTVKKHLRAQEIALENRLPCVYLVDSGGAFLPRQDEVFPDRDHFGRIFYHQARLSAAGVPQLSAVLGSCTAGGAYVPAMSDETVIVRGQGTIFLGGPPLVKAAIGEEVTAEELGGGELHARRSGVVDHLADDDEHALDLLRGIVATLPPDPPPVWEVAPSREPLLDPTGLYDVVPVDVTRPYDPREVIARLVDGSELAEFKAEYGTTLVCGFARVHGHPVGVLANHGVLLRESALKGAHFVELCDQRGIPLLFLQNISGFMVGTDAEAGGIAKDGAKMVTAVATTRVPKLTVVVGGSFGAGNYAMCGRAYSPRFLFSWPGSRVSVMGGEQAASVLATVKRDQLAGRGEEWDAATEDTFRTSIRDAYEAAGDPYHATSRLWDDGIVDPVDTRRVLGLALAVCARTPLPEPGFGLFRM; encoded by the coding sequence ATGACCGTCCTGACGTCCGCCGTCGACCCGGCCGCCGCCGCCGCCCGCACGAACGGGGAGGCCCAGCGGGCGCTCGCCGACGGGTTGCGCGAGCGCACCGCCGCCGCGGCCCGTGGCGGGCCGGCCGCCTCCCGGGAGCGTCACGTCGGGCGCGGCAAGCTGCTGCCGCGCGAGCGGGTGGACCGCCTGCTCGACCCGGGCAGCCCGTTCCTGGAGGTCGGGGCGCTCGCGGCGAACGGCGAGGACGACGGCGCGTGGCCCGGCGCGGGCGTGGTCGCGGGCGTCGGGCGGGTCGCGGGGCGGCTGGTGATGGTCGTGGCGAACGACCCCACGGTGAAGGGCGGCACCTACCACCCCCTCACGGTGAAGAAGCACCTGCGGGCGCAGGAGATCGCGCTGGAGAACCGGCTGCCCTGCGTCTACCTCGTGGACTCGGGCGGGGCGTTCCTGCCCCGGCAGGACGAGGTGTTCCCGGACCGCGACCACTTCGGCCGGATCTTCTACCACCAGGCCCGGCTCTCGGCGGCCGGGGTCCCGCAGCTCTCGGCCGTGCTCGGCTCGTGCACCGCCGGCGGCGCCTACGTCCCGGCGATGAGCGACGAGACGGTGATCGTGCGCGGACAGGGCACGATCTTCCTCGGCGGGCCGCCGCTGGTGAAGGCCGCCATCGGCGAGGAGGTGACCGCCGAGGAGCTGGGCGGCGGCGAGCTGCACGCCCGCCGTTCGGGGGTCGTGGACCATCTGGCGGACGACGACGAGCACGCCCTCGACCTGCTGCGCGGGATCGTCGCGACCCTGCCGCCCGACCCGCCGCCGGTGTGGGAGGTGGCCCCGTCGCGCGAGCCGCTGCTCGACCCGACGGGCCTCTACGACGTCGTCCCGGTGGACGTCACCCGGCCGTACGACCCGCGCGAGGTGATCGCCCGGCTCGTGGACGGCAGCGAGCTCGCCGAGTTCAAGGCGGAGTACGGCACGACGCTGGTGTGCGGGTTCGCGCGCGTCCACGGCCACCCGGTCGGTGTGCTGGCCAACCACGGGGTACTGCTGCGCGAGTCGGCGCTCAAGGGCGCGCACTTCGTCGAGCTGTGCGACCAGCGCGGCATCCCCCTGCTGTTCCTGCAGAACATCTCCGGCTTCATGGTGGGCACCGACGCCGAGGCGGGCGGCATCGCGAAGGACGGCGCGAAGATGGTCACCGCCGTCGCGACCACCCGTGTGCCGAAGCTGACGGTCGTCGTCGGCGGCTCGTTCGGGGCGGGCAACTACGCGATGTGCGGCCGGGCCTACTCGCCGCGCTTCCTGTTCTCCTGGCCCGGGTCCCGGGTGTCCGTCATGGGCGGCGAGCAGGCCGCGTCCGTGCTCGCCACCGTCAAGCGCGACCAGCTCGCGGGGCGCGGCGAGGAGTGGGACGCCGCCACCGAGGACACGTTCCGCACCTCCATCCGGGACGCCTACGAGGCCGCCGGCGACCCGTACCACGCGACGTCCCGGCTGTGGGACGACGGCATCGTCGACCCGGTGGACACCCGCCGCGTGCTCGGCCTGGCCCTCGCGGTGTGCGCCCGCACCCCGCTCCCCGAGCCGGGCTTCGGCCTGTTCCGGATGTGA
- a CDS encoding dihydrolipoamide acetyltransferase family protein, whose amino-acid sequence MSADVVFRLPDLGEGLTESEIVEWQVAVGDVVTLNQVIAEVETAKAMVELPSPVAGRIAALHAQEGDVVQVGEPLVTFAADADSDPDPDPGDDADADGADAGAARPADAGGGDEAGSTRAPAAPRSDDGPPADDASSAGSTDGSTNGRTDGAQPNLVGYGARPARAGRPTRRPRRHVEAPVDPFGRRGPAHAGHGPRDAAADVGTDAGSPVPGATGPAGEVREPVRSVRRQTAAAMVASVGVPQATVHLTCDVTDTLDLLERLRAHPRTAGVRLTVLTLVARAVCALAAEHPALVTRWVESDDGPKLVRSGQVDLGVAVATARGLVVPHVLAADTLSLVGLARALADLTTTAREGRSTPQSLRPGHLTLTNVGVFGVDAGTPLLNPGETAILGIGQVARRPWEHDGEVALRRVVTLSLTFDHRVVDGEQGALFLADLGALLTDPGLALLLGGADETAPPPPPRSAGAEPGVEPGAEAGRSATTSPAEVAR is encoded by the coding sequence GTGAGCGCGGACGTGGTGTTCCGGCTGCCGGACCTCGGCGAGGGGCTGACGGAGTCGGAGATCGTGGAGTGGCAGGTCGCCGTCGGTGACGTCGTGACTCTCAACCAGGTGATCGCCGAGGTCGAGACGGCCAAGGCGATGGTCGAGCTGCCGTCGCCCGTCGCGGGCCGGATCGCGGCCCTGCACGCGCAGGAGGGCGACGTCGTCCAGGTGGGCGAGCCGCTCGTGACGTTCGCCGCTGACGCCGATTCCGACCCCGACCCCGACCCCGGCGACGACGCCGATGCCGACGGCGCCGACGCCGGTGCGGCACGGCCCGCCGATGCCGGGGGCGGGGACGAGGCCGGGAGCACGCGCGCCCCCGCAGCACCGCGGTCGGACGACGGACCTCCGGCCGACGACGCGTCGTCGGCCGGTTCGACGGACGGGTCGACGAACGGGCGGACCGACGGCGCGCAGCCGAACCTCGTCGGGTACGGCGCGCGGCCCGCCCGGGCCGGCCGCCCGACGCGCCGCCCGCGCCGGCACGTCGAGGCACCGGTCGACCCGTTCGGACGCCGCGGACCGGCGCACGCCGGTCACGGGCCGAGGGACGCCGCCGCGGACGTCGGCACGGACGCCGGGAGCCCGGTCCCCGGCGCGACCGGCCCGGCGGGCGAGGTGCGGGAACCGGTGCGCAGCGTCCGGCGCCAGACGGCCGCCGCGATGGTCGCGAGCGTCGGCGTCCCGCAGGCGACGGTCCACCTGACCTGCGACGTCACCGACACCCTCGACCTGCTGGAGCGGCTGCGCGCGCACCCGCGCACGGCCGGGGTGCGCCTGACCGTGCTGACCCTGGTGGCGCGCGCGGTCTGCGCGCTCGCCGCGGAGCACCCGGCGCTGGTGACCCGGTGGGTCGAGTCCGACGACGGGCCGAAGCTCGTGCGCTCCGGGCAGGTGGACCTCGGGGTGGCGGTGGCGACGGCCCGGGGCCTCGTGGTGCCGCACGTCCTCGCGGCGGACACCCTGTCGCTGGTGGGGCTGGCCCGCGCGCTCGCCGACCTCACGACGACGGCCCGCGAGGGTCGCAGCACCCCGCAGAGCCTGCGGCCGGGCCACCTCACCCTGACGAACGTCGGCGTGTTCGGCGTGGACGCGGGCACCCCGCTGCTCAACCCGGGCGAGACGGCGATCCTCGGCATCGGCCAGGTGGCTCGCCGCCCGTGGGAGCACGACGGCGAGGTCGCGCTCCGCCGCGTGGTGACGCTGTCCCTGACCTTCGACCACCGGGTGGTGGACGGCGAGCAGGGTGCCCTGTTCCTCGCCGACCTCGGGGCGCTGCTCACCGACCCGGGCCTCGCGCTCCTGCTCGGCGGTGCCGACGAGACCGCGCCGCCCCCGCCGCCCCGGTCCGCCGGTGCCGAGCCGGGCGTCGAGCCGGGCGCCGAGGCGGGCCGGTCCGCCACGACCAGCCCGGCGGAGGTGGCGCGATGA